Proteins encoded by one window of Vibrio panuliri:
- a CDS encoding glucosaminidase domain-containing protein, translated as MSSLRLSHLATISALALFSFTTHANDALPSSPDHITQPYPVEQITELHSAKQLVARFEQDNYDLQQVAKNLQLPSYYVENLPTDLNALPVEQKTTGFIRLLLPTVTAVNKQILAVRTSLKKLAQKPQSDWTPQEQAWVAQLMESYAVKSNDIDELLLHVDIIPVGMVLAQGIDESGWGTSHFAIEGNSLYGEHLPAHGGKYLTTPGGHVKVAAFDNLYAGTASYMHNLNTTGAYKELWHLRKQLREQNNLNGHQLVAALAHYSTRGEAYVENLRALIKHHQLDSFDHVVLEGNRSERIRFTHK; from the coding sequence ATGTCATCATTACGACTTTCTCACCTTGCTACCATCAGCGCACTGGCGCTGTTTTCTTTTACAACCCACGCGAATGACGCTCTGCCATCCTCACCGGATCACATTACACAACCTTATCCCGTTGAACAGATCACCGAGTTGCATTCTGCTAAACAACTTGTCGCCCGATTCGAGCAAGACAATTATGACCTTCAACAGGTTGCCAAAAACCTCCAGCTACCCAGCTACTATGTTGAAAACTTGCCAACTGACCTTAACGCATTGCCAGTAGAGCAGAAAACGACCGGGTTTATTCGCTTACTGCTGCCAACTGTCACAGCGGTAAACAAGCAAATTTTAGCGGTGAGAACTTCGCTCAAGAAATTAGCCCAAAAGCCACAGTCAGACTGGACGCCACAAGAGCAGGCATGGGTTGCGCAGTTAATGGAATCTTACGCTGTAAAATCCAATGATATTGACGAACTGCTGCTGCATGTAGACATCATTCCAGTTGGAATGGTACTTGCGCAAGGCATTGATGAAAGTGGTTGGGGCACCAGCCATTTTGCCATCGAGGGCAATAGCTTATACGGTGAACATCTCCCTGCACACGGGGGCAAGTACCTGACAACGCCGGGTGGGCATGTAAAAGTGGCGGCATTTGATAACTTGTATGCGGGAACCGCAAGTTATATGCATAACCTTAACACCACTGGCGCTTACAAAGAGTTATGGCACCTGCGCAAACAACTGCGCGAGCAAAATAACCTTAACGGTCACCAGTTGGTTGCCGCACTCGCGCACTATTCCACTCGAGGTGAAGCGTATGTAGAGAACCTACGCGCCCTGATTAAGCATCATCAACTTGATAGCTTTGATCATGTTGTGCTGGAGGGTAATCGCAGCGAGCGCATTCGATTTACTCACAAGTGA
- a CDS encoding NupC/NupG family nucleoside CNT transporter encodes MQIIYSLAGIFAILACAYALSDSRKSINWRTVLGAFALQASFAALVLYFPLGQSLLGSISHGVSGLLAFADQGIGFVFGELATGSFIFAIRVLPLIIFLSAIISLLYYLGIMQKLILVIGGGIARALGTSKVESLAATSNIFLSMSEASLVVRPFLANMTRSELFAVIVGGMASVAGSVLGGYAALGVELKYLIAASFMAAPGGLLMAKIMVPERETSAAQGEIELEKSTDSNVIDALASGAMNGVRVAVAVGTMLIAFVSVIAMVNAGFEAAGELVGIDNLTLQTILGYLFAPLALFAGVPMNEVFSAAALIGQKTVLNEFVAFLDFVNVKETLSAHSQVIITFALCGFANIGSIAIQLGSIGAMAPERRHEVAKLGVRAVTAATLANMMSAALAGLFIAL; translated from the coding sequence ATGCAAATCATCTATAGCTTGGCAGGCATCTTCGCCATCTTGGCGTGCGCCTATGCACTTTCAGATAGTCGTAAAAGCATCAACTGGCGTACCGTTTTAGGTGCATTCGCGCTACAAGCGAGTTTTGCCGCGTTGGTTCTCTATTTCCCTTTGGGTCAATCACTACTCGGTTCAATTAGTCACGGTGTTTCGGGTTTACTTGCATTTGCTGATCAAGGAATTGGCTTTGTGTTTGGTGAATTGGCAACCGGCAGCTTTATTTTCGCCATTCGTGTTCTTCCTTTGATTATCTTCCTTTCGGCGATCATTTCTCTGCTTTACTACTTGGGCATCATGCAAAAACTTATCCTTGTGATAGGTGGTGGTATCGCGCGTGCGCTGGGTACTTCCAAAGTTGAATCATTGGCGGCAACCAGTAACATTTTCTTATCGATGAGCGAAGCGTCTTTAGTGGTGCGTCCATTCTTAGCCAACATGACACGTTCAGAACTGTTTGCCGTTATTGTCGGGGGGATGGCATCGGTAGCGGGCTCTGTACTTGGCGGCTATGCGGCACTGGGCGTGGAGTTGAAATACTTGATCGCGGCAAGTTTTATGGCGGCGCCGGGTGGTTTGCTTATGGCAAAAATCATGGTCCCAGAGCGTGAGACTTCCGCTGCGCAAGGGGAGATTGAGTTAGAAAAGAGTACCGACAGCAACGTTATTGATGCTTTGGCTTCTGGCGCAATGAATGGCGTTCGTGTGGCGGTGGCCGTGGGTACGATGTTGATCGCTTTTGTCAGTGTGATTGCCATGGTCAATGCCGGTTTTGAAGCCGCTGGTGAGCTAGTCGGTATTGATAACCTAACCTTGCAAACCATTTTGGGTTACCTATTTGCGCCATTGGCACTATTTGCTGGCGTACCAATGAATGAGGTGTTTTCTGCGGCGGCTTTGATTGGTCAGAAGACGGTTCTCAACGAGTTTGTCGCTTTCTTGGATTTCGTTAATGTTAAAGAAACTCTTTCTGCTCATAGCCAAGTGATCATTACTTTTGCGCTATGCGGATTTGCTAACATCGGTTCAATTGCGATTCAACTTGGCTCAATTGGTGCTATGGCTCCAGAGCGTCGTCACGAAGTGGCTAAATTGGGTGTGCGTGCAGTGACCGCAGCAACCTTAGCCAATATGATGAGTGCCGCTTTAGCTGGTTTGTTTATCGCGCTATAA
- a CDS encoding DUF2301 domain-containing membrane protein: MANPEYQEKLDSLDKLSVCLYRTGISLFAIALLFLALSLSSLFNLTHTLSLSLLITGIAAAMCAANLHVYNKWVRTIIVWSAWIGILLILSDPQQGRVWLSLGFLFITLSGLALKESFCFKVLGLKVVPILLASSIGLLYFTQTIYASILLALTGLIVGYLSFKKWQMPLHFDIGIKANYEI, encoded by the coding sequence ATGGCCAATCCAGAATACCAAGAAAAGCTCGATAGTTTAGACAAACTGAGCGTCTGCTTATATCGCACCGGCATCTCACTGTTTGCAATAGCACTGCTATTTTTAGCATTGAGTTTGAGCTCGCTGTTTAACCTCACTCATACACTTTCGCTTTCGTTACTTATCACTGGCATCGCTGCGGCAATGTGTGCGGCCAACTTACATGTCTACAACAAATGGGTTCGTACCATTATTGTCTGGTCCGCTTGGATTGGTATTTTGCTCATACTCAGTGACCCGCAACAAGGCCGTGTATGGTTATCTCTGGGCTTTTTGTTTATCACTCTATCCGGTCTTGCGCTCAAAGAGTCGTTCTGCTTTAAAGTACTTGGTTTAAAAGTCGTGCCGATTTTGTTGGCAAGCTCGATTGGGCTTTTGTACTTCACTCAAACGATTTACGCGTCCATCTTGCTGGCACTCACCGGCCTCATCGTCGGCTATCTATCTTTCAAAAAATGGCAGATGCCACTCCATTTTGATATTGGAATAAAAGCCAACTACGAAATCTAG
- a CDS encoding sensor histidine kinase has translation MAYTSRQTIKFWKNSLVRRFFVLSLLVASLPLLITIVVYDRMTAGLVSDMAKERVQQNLVQVKNSIHHFTRQHTHALSAISELPAIAGLFNPTLPSSQFAQTLSLIHFDIDRAEIYGALFFDQNWQLVNALAGQSASGYPYWGVGQFSVTSLPKTSFGEVMLIGPQPAIRGKSAWYLLATPVYLAGQRQQLVGYLAFQLRLASLTQYLSAGGFDETLLCVGEQEPSDCFDALGRSVAMSHQGYEREPLTGDWQLVNNAGHEPLLDREHERILVLLMAGLVLSLVTTFFYFLVKRVRRRVFPLIDAANAVSAGHSVARIPVSGHDEISLLAGAFNRMTSHLDSLMLARGEAERKAVWGEFATGIAHEIRNPLATIKVCVQTLSHQKAEEQELQSLMVGEIERINQLISNLLEYARPPDPQTQRVALKALIRRMSALVTPMAQERGVILVLDDSVETDISVFADENQLQQILMNLLINGLEASKAESSIQLSVIETESTVSLMVSDQGCGMTEQQIASINQPFYTTKTTGTGLGLSVSQRLAEMNQAKLEFYSQPLKGTQAVLRFDRESVCESNCDECDGKK, from the coding sequence ATGGCTTACACGAGTAGACAAACGATCAAGTTTTGGAAAAACAGCCTTGTTCGCCGTTTTTTTGTGCTTTCGTTGCTAGTGGCGAGTTTGCCTTTGCTGATAACCATTGTGGTTTATGATCGAATGACCGCTGGATTGGTCTCGGATATGGCAAAGGAGCGTGTGCAGCAGAACCTAGTGCAGGTTAAAAACAGCATCCACCATTTCACCCGTCAGCATACCCATGCCTTGTCCGCGATATCCGAACTTCCGGCCATCGCTGGTTTATTTAATCCAACCCTACCTTCGAGCCAGTTTGCCCAAACACTTAGCTTGATCCATTTCGATATCGACCGCGCTGAAATTTATGGTGCGCTGTTTTTTGATCAAAATTGGCAGTTAGTTAATGCGTTAGCGGGTCAAAGTGCGAGCGGCTATCCATACTGGGGAGTAGGGCAGTTCTCAGTGACATCTTTACCGAAAACGTCTTTTGGCGAGGTGATGCTCATTGGCCCGCAACCAGCAATACGTGGTAAGTCCGCTTGGTATTTGCTGGCGACTCCTGTTTACCTAGCAGGACAGCGCCAGCAGTTAGTTGGCTATCTAGCATTTCAGTTACGATTGGCGAGCTTAACGCAATATCTCTCCGCAGGGGGCTTTGACGAGACGCTGCTTTGCGTTGGAGAACAAGAGCCAAGCGATTGTTTTGACGCTTTGGGCCGGTCCGTAGCAATGAGCCACCAAGGTTATGAGCGTGAGCCTTTAACGGGGGATTGGCAACTCGTCAACAATGCAGGCCATGAGCCGTTATTAGATCGAGAACACGAGCGGATTTTGGTTTTACTTATGGCGGGCTTGGTATTGTCGCTGGTCACCACGTTTTTCTACTTTCTGGTCAAGCGAGTTAGGCGGCGGGTATTCCCCCTAATTGATGCGGCAAATGCTGTTTCGGCGGGTCACTCGGTTGCCCGAATACCAGTGTCTGGTCACGATGAAATTTCGCTCTTAGCAGGGGCGTTTAATCGTATGACTTCCCATTTAGATTCATTAATGTTGGCTAGAGGAGAGGCGGAACGCAAAGCCGTTTGGGGAGAGTTTGCGACAGGCATTGCTCATGAGATTCGCAATCCACTGGCGACAATTAAAGTGTGTGTGCAGACCTTGTCGCATCAAAAAGCTGAAGAGCAAGAACTGCAAAGTTTGATGGTGGGTGAGATTGAGCGCATCAATCAATTGATTTCAAATTTGCTGGAATACGCGCGCCCACCGGATCCGCAAACACAGCGAGTTGCGTTAAAGGCACTAATCCGGCGAATGAGCGCTTTGGTGACACCGATGGCTCAAGAACGGGGGGTGATATTGGTGCTTGATGATAGCGTCGAGACAGACATATCAGTCTTTGCGGATGAAAACCAATTGCAGCAGATCTTAATGAATCTACTGATCAATGGATTAGAAGCATCCAAGGCAGAAAGTAGCATCCAACTTAGCGTGATAGAGACCGAGTCGACGGTTTCATTGATGGTAAGCGATCAAGGTTGTGGAATGACAGAGCAACAGATAGCCAGCATCAATCAACCATTTTACACCACCAAAACGACAGGAACCGGCTTAGGTTTGTCTGTATCGCAGCGTTTGGCAGAAATGAATCAGG